In a single window of the Terriglobales bacterium genome:
- a CDS encoding sigma-70 family RNA polymerase sigma factor has product MADDVASVRAARAGDRAAFGELYRRYARMVHGLLLARVAPADADDLTQEVFFQAWRELRKLRDDSAFGGWLAQIARNRARDHFRRSRPQDELPAGLAAPGGVAPEQEARAALSAIRELPEAYRETLLLRLVEGMTGPEIAARTGLTADSVRVNLHRGMKLLRQRLEGGTP; this is encoded by the coding sequence GTGGCCGACGACGTCGCAAGCGTGCGCGCGGCGCGGGCCGGCGACCGTGCTGCCTTCGGCGAGCTTTACCGGCGCTACGCCCGCATGGTGCACGGCCTGCTGCTGGCCCGGGTCGCGCCCGCCGACGCCGACGATCTCACCCAGGAGGTCTTCTTCCAGGCCTGGCGGGAATTGCGCAAGCTGCGCGACGACTCCGCCTTCGGCGGCTGGCTGGCGCAGATCGCGCGCAACCGCGCCCGCGACCACTTCCGCCGCTCCCGCCCCCAGGACGAACTGCCGGCGGGGCTGGCCGCGCCCGGCGGCGTCGCACCGGAGCAAGAGGCGCGGGCCGCCCTGTCCGCCATCCGGGAGTTGCCCGAAGCCTACCGCGAGACCCTGCTGCTGCGCCTGGTGGAGGGCATGACTGGGCCCGAGATCGCCGCCCGAACCGGCCTCACCGCGGATTCGGTGCGCGTCAATCTGCACCGCGGCATGAAGTTGCTGCGCCAGCGGCTGGAAGGAGGGACGCCGTGA